A stretch of candidate division KSB1 bacterium DNA encodes these proteins:
- a CDS encoding glycosyltransferase family 4 protein, whose protein sequence is MRRVGINAIVLNQWSGGLGVYLRHLIDYLLREEVPFQPVVFTASDFAPPPAWQQAGAIVRTPVKSFRPIMRIAKEALFWKRLLARHKIDLLHSPISYVPLGVTVPTAVTIHDLRWFHLPRACGPVRHWYLRAMIRRSAMRACHIFTVSEFSKRDIVQVLGIPEARVSAIPEGFDPTPFSRPQAAARWDTVQQRYGLSERYILSVGHLEPHKNFVRLIEAFRRLVDQEHQELRLVIVGKKSWGTAEVYRAVEELDLGSRVVIAGFVADQDLPAVYQHAQLFVAPSLFEGFGFTPLESMAAGVPVAAARATSLPEIVGDAAILFDPYDVAEMAQAMARLLHDQELRRTLVAGGYQNLRRFDWRTCCVRTADELARLVHSVPEVRPCR, encoded by the coding sequence ATGAGACGGGTGGGCATTAACGCCATTGTGCTCAATCAATGGAGCGGAGGCCTGGGCGTGTACCTGCGCCATCTCATCGACTATCTTCTGCGCGAAGAGGTGCCGTTTCAGCCCGTGGTCTTCACTGCGTCGGACTTTGCGCCGCCCCCTGCCTGGCAGCAAGCCGGGGCCATCGTGCGCACTCCGGTCAAGTCGTTCCGGCCCATCATGCGCATTGCCAAAGAGGCGCTGTTCTGGAAGAGGCTGCTTGCCCGGCACAAAATCGACCTCCTCCACTCGCCCATTTCGTATGTGCCACTTGGCGTGACCGTGCCGACGGCGGTGACCATCCACGACCTGCGCTGGTTCCACCTGCCTCGCGCCTGCGGGCCGGTGCGCCATTGGTACCTGCGCGCCATGATCCGGCGCAGCGCTATGCGCGCCTGCCATATCTTCACCGTCTCGGAATTCAGCAAGCGGGACATAGTGCAAGTCTTAGGGATCCCGGAGGCGCGGGTGTCGGCCATCCCCGAAGGGTTTGACCCTACGCCGTTCAGTCGCCCCCAGGCCGCCGCCAGATGGGACACCGTGCAGCAGCGCTACGGCCTGTCCGAACGCTACATCCTCTCGGTGGGCCATCTGGAACCGCATAAGAACTTTGTCCGGCTCATAGAGGCCTTTCGGCGCCTTGTCGACCAGGAACACCAGGAGTTGCGCCTGGTAATCGTCGGCAAGAAGAGCTGGGGTACAGCCGAGGTCTACCGTGCAGTGGAAGAGCTCGACCTTGGCAGCCGCGTGGTCATCGCAGGCTTTGTAGCGGACCAGGACCTGCCGGCAGTGTACCAGCACGCGCAGCTCTTTGTGGCGCCCTCCCTGTTCGAGGGGTTCGGCTTTACGCCGTTGGAGAGCATGGCAGCAGGAGTGCCGGTTGCGGCAGCACGCGCCACTTCCCTGCCGGAGATTGTGGGCGACGCAGCTATTCTTTTTGATCCCTATGATGTGGCCGAGATGGCGCAGGCCATGGCACGGCTGCTCCACGACCAGGAGCTGCGGCGCACCTTGGTGGCGGGGGGGTACCAGAACCTTCGCCGCTTCGACTGGCGCACCTGCTGCGTGCGCACTGCCGATGAGCTGGCCCGCCTTGTGCACAGCGTGCCGGAGGTACGTCCTTGCAGATGA
- a CDS encoding glycosyltransferase family 4 protein → MRVTFVLPFTSLTGGVKIVLEHANWFVDHGHQVTIVYPLLPYRFGEGVASWRATWEQLRGLAANLAKRNRIKWFPSRATLRGVPAIKDRFLPDADAVIATAWPTAYSVAALAASKGEKFYFVQHYEAWRGPKKLVDESYRLPLKVVVVSTWLERLMREQFGATVVGKVINGVDPAVFYNDNKRFNEPRRVLLPYSRPPWKGTADGLAAVALARRTHPELQLVMYGLERGPDIPKDAEFHLRPMGERLRQLYCSCDIFLFPSRTEGFGLPPLEAMACKCAVVATRVGGIPDYTVEGETVLTAPPGDVEGLAGHLVRLLEDPPLLEKLSLASCNYLAQFSQEQSSARLARTLQSNLPAARRGRP, encoded by the coding sequence GTGAGAGTCACCTTCGTGCTACCCTTTACGAGTCTTACAGGCGGGGTAAAAATCGTGCTGGAACATGCCAACTGGTTTGTTGACCACGGCCACCAGGTGACGATCGTCTATCCCCTGCTCCCGTACCGCTTTGGCGAGGGAGTGGCCAGCTGGCGTGCTACCTGGGAGCAGCTGCGCGGCCTGGCGGCGAACCTGGCCAAACGCAACCGCATCAAGTGGTTTCCCTCGCGGGCCACATTGCGCGGCGTGCCGGCAATCAAAGACAGGTTCCTGCCCGACGCCGACGCGGTGATTGCCACCGCCTGGCCGACTGCCTACTCGGTGGCGGCCCTTGCCGCCAGCAAGGGTGAAAAGTTTTACTTCGTTCAGCACTATGAGGCCTGGCGCGGACCCAAGAAGCTTGTGGACGAGTCCTATCGTCTGCCGCTGAAAGTGGTCGTGGTCTCCACTTGGTTAGAGCGCCTCATGCGCGAGCAATTTGGCGCAACCGTGGTCGGAAAGGTCATCAACGGCGTTGATCCCGCGGTCTTTTACAATGATAACAAGCGCTTCAATGAACCGCGGCGGGTGCTTCTGCCTTACAGCCGCCCGCCCTGGAAGGGCACGGCCGACGGCCTGGCGGCGGTAGCGCTCGCCCGGCGCACGCACCCGGAGCTGCAGTTGGTCATGTACGGCCTCGAGCGCGGCCCAGATATCCCAAAGGACGCCGAGTTCCACCTTCGCCCCATGGGCGAACGCCTGCGCCAACTCTACTGCTCGTGCGACATCTTCCTCTTCCCTAGCCGGACCGAGGGTTTCGGTCTGCCGCCATTGGAAGCCATGGCCTGCAAGTGTGCGGTCGTGGCCACCCGCGTGGGTGGCATCCCGGACTATACGGTCGAGGGAGAGACGGTGCTCACGGCACCGCCTGGAGACGTGGAGGGGTTGGCCGGCCACCTGGTCCGCCTCCTGGAGGACCCGCCGCTTCTGGAGAAACTCTCCTTGGCTTCGTGCAATTACCTTGCGCAATTCTCCCAAGAGCAGTCCTCGGCGCGGCTGGCCCGTACCTTACAGTCTAATCTCCCTGCCGCACGGAGGGGCCGCCCATGA
- the wecB gene encoding UDP-N-acetylglucosamine 2-epimerase (non-hydrolyzing), whose amino-acid sequence MKGRPSVKVISIVGARPQFIKAALLCKLLRQKHQEVLVHTGQHYDENMSEVFFREMEIPEPEYNLEVGSGPHGEQTAEMLVRIERVLMAEKPDVVLVYGDTNSTLAGALAAAKLCIPVAHVEAGLRSYNRTMPEEINRVLADRASELLFCPTRAAVENLRREGITAGVYLVGDVMYDAALHFGQMAAQRSTVLEQLQLRPLGYLLATVHRAHSTDDADHLRSILTAFASVSERIVFPIHPRTRRFIKEHGLEQLLHGAANVLSTEPVSYLDMLQLERNARAILTDSGGVQKEAYVFGVPCITMRAETEWLETVADGWNCLVGTDTQAIVAAIRSFAPHGPRNNHYGDGTACQRIVTVLEQFHAQRCKA is encoded by the coding sequence ATGAAAGGACGCCCATCAGTGAAAGTCATCTCGATCGTCGGCGCGCGCCCCCAGTTCATCAAGGCCGCGCTTCTTTGTAAGCTGCTGCGGCAGAAACACCAGGAGGTGCTGGTGCACACGGGCCAGCACTATGACGAAAACATGTCCGAGGTGTTTTTCCGCGAAATGGAAATCCCAGAGCCGGAGTACAACCTCGAGGTAGGCTCTGGGCCGCACGGCGAACAAACTGCAGAGATGCTCGTGCGCATCGAGCGTGTGCTGATGGCCGAGAAGCCCGACGTGGTGCTGGTTTATGGCGACACCAATTCCACCCTCGCCGGCGCGCTCGCCGCAGCAAAGTTGTGCATTCCGGTGGCCCACGTTGAGGCAGGACTGCGCAGCTACAATCGCACGATGCCCGAGGAGATCAATCGCGTCTTGGCCGACCGAGCCTCTGAGCTGCTCTTCTGCCCGACACGGGCCGCTGTGGAAAACCTGCGGCGCGAGGGAATTACGGCCGGCGTGTACTTGGTCGGAGACGTCATGTACGACGCCGCCCTGCATTTTGGGCAAATGGCCGCGCAACGTTCCACCGTGCTCGAACAGCTGCAATTGCGCCCGCTGGGCTACCTCTTGGCCACGGTCCACCGCGCCCACAGCACCGACGATGCCGACCACCTGCGGAGCATCCTCACGGCATTTGCCAGCGTATCCGAGCGCATCGTCTTCCCCATCCATCCCCGCACACGCCGCTTTATCAAGGAACACGGCCTGGAGCAGCTCCTCCACGGGGCCGCCAACGTGCTGAGCACAGAGCCCGTCAGCTACCTGGACATGCTGCAATTGGAGCGGAACGCGCGCGCCATCCTCACCGACTCTGGGGGCGTGCAGAAGGAGGCCTATGTCTTCGGCGTGCCGTGCATCACCATGCGGGCGGAAACCGAGTGGCTGGAGACCGTAGCGGACGGCTGGAATTGCCTGGTGGGTACCGACACCCAGGCCATCGTCGCTGCTATCCGGTCATTTGCCCCCCATGGGCCGCGCAACAACCATTACGGCGACGGCACCGCTTGTCAACGCATCGTTACCGTGCTGGAGCAGTTCCATGCGCAGCGGTGCAAGGCCTGA
- a CDS encoding oligosaccharide flippase family protein, giving the protein MKAHAQRQDAPEWGWLPAVHSLYGDILLSTGGRTGAAALTFAKTVLLVRLLQPAVYGGIAVLLSWGSIASALAELGCGAAFLVFESGASRDEQHARFWSFVRGRVAVSLVLASIWLATTAVGLMPRSGVGGAALLFGLGQNICHAPEFLFQAKRRFGSYSRFLIAVALLQLLWTAAALGVYQRWQLSQQSFWALLAMAPWFAALVTLTPLALPERSLLHPQPTADWAYLKRMVAFGKWVALGGLLMYLYQRWAVIALARGGSAEAAGAYDVAVTCAQVVNLVTLSAVSALSPRFASSHDPTLVRRGLLRLFTRGGPVVAGALAVYYVVRGPVISMVFGASYSNSTVALDALMPSFLLTLLTEPMVAYATFGLKAPQVVFWAALFRTAALMFGASAAVHYHGVAGLAILQSALRIGEHLFITLFALYRRRSYQ; this is encoded by the coding sequence GTGAAGGCCCACGCGCAGAGGCAGGATGCCCCGGAGTGGGGATGGCTTCCTGCGGTGCATTCCCTATACGGCGACATTTTGCTCTCCACAGGTGGGCGCACAGGAGCCGCAGCACTGACTTTTGCAAAGACCGTGCTTCTGGTGAGGCTGCTGCAGCCTGCAGTATACGGCGGCATTGCGGTGCTTCTCTCTTGGGGCTCCATCGCCTCGGCGCTCGCTGAGCTCGGGTGTGGGGCGGCGTTCCTCGTGTTCGAAAGTGGTGCCAGCAGGGACGAACAGCACGCGCGCTTCTGGAGCTTTGTGCGCGGGAGAGTCGCGGTGAGTCTGGTGCTTGCGTCCATCTGGCTGGCCACCACAGCGGTGGGCCTGATGCCGCGCTCTGGCGTGGGCGGCGCCGCGCTTCTCTTTGGCTTAGGGCAGAACATCTGCCATGCGCCTGAGTTTCTTTTCCAGGCAAAGAGGCGATTCGGCTCCTACTCGCGCTTTCTAATAGCAGTGGCGCTTTTGCAGCTGCTGTGGACGGCCGCCGCGCTCGGCGTCTACCAGCGGTGGCAGCTCAGCCAACAATCGTTTTGGGCTCTGCTCGCCATGGCACCCTGGTTTGCCGCGCTGGTTACTCTGACGCCCCTGGCGCTCCCGGAGCGCTCCTTGCTCCATCCGCAGCCGACCGCCGACTGGGCCTACTTGAAGAGGATGGTGGCCTTTGGCAAGTGGGTGGCCTTGGGGGGGCTGCTCATGTACCTTTACCAAAGGTGGGCGGTGATTGCCCTGGCCCGTGGTGGAAGCGCTGAGGCGGCCGGGGCATACGACGTCGCAGTTACCTGCGCGCAGGTGGTGAACTTGGTAACTCTGTCGGCAGTGAGCGCGCTCTCGCCGCGCTTCGCCTCCAGCCACGACCCCACGCTGGTGCGGCGTGGCCTGCTGCGCCTGTTCACGCGCGGCGGCCCAGTGGTGGCGGGTGCGCTGGCGGTCTACTACGTGGTGCGCGGCCCAGTCATCAGCATGGTCTTTGGCGCGTCCTACAGCAACAGCACCGTAGCCCTGGATGCTCTGATGCCGAGTTTTCTGCTGACGCTCTTGACGGAGCCGATGGTCGCCTACGCGACCTTTGGCCTGAAGGCACCTCAGGTGGTCTTCTGGGCAGCGTTGTTCCGCACCGCGGCCTTAATGTTCGGAGCTAGTGCCGCAGTGCATTATCACGGCGTTGCCGGGTTAGCCATCCTGCAGTCGGCATTACGCATCGGCGAGCACCTGTTCATCACCCTTTTCGCCCTGTACCGACGGAGGTCATATCAGTGA
- a CDS encoding Wzz/FepE/Etk N-terminal domain-containing protein — translation MNAGRTQSPPPAGRQLDVVGLIGRIVAKRWLIVRNAVVAYVAVGALSFLMPRRYTAVTTLLPPAELQQSALQGMLAELPSVPLSLPKATTPAALFVEILKSRSVREMVLLRTFATKKRQAPLQKLLHAKSLEGGLARLQRCTTVYPSEQGVITIKVEMSEPQLAADVANAMVEALDRVNREKSVSRAKNSRVYIEQQLALTEQKLQEASQALAEFQQTHKAISLEEQTKAAIEGAGDLKGRIIAKQVELGTLRLTMRPDNPQVVMAQRELDEMQARYNALQFGEDSASAHNDEVYIPIAQLPEVARQLAALIREVKVQETVWELLNQQYYQAKIQEARDTPTVQQLDRAVPPERPSKPRRLLLMVVAGLVAGVLSMLWVTVAPLVSFAPGDRERFRDMGKELAGDWQLARERIVRLVQVLRHRRGHKRRVARRARK, via the coding sequence ATGAATGCGGGACGCACACAGTCTCCGCCCCCTGCGGGCCGGCAACTGGATGTTGTCGGGCTGATCGGCAGAATAGTGGCCAAACGCTGGCTCATCGTGCGCAACGCCGTCGTCGCTTACGTCGCGGTGGGCGCATTGAGCTTCTTGATGCCCCGCCGCTACACGGCAGTGACTACCTTGTTGCCCCCGGCGGAGTTACAGCAAAGCGCCCTGCAGGGAATGTTGGCCGAGCTCCCTTCTGTGCCGCTGAGCCTTCCCAAAGCGACCACGCCGGCGGCCCTATTCGTTGAGATACTCAAGAGCCGCTCGGTGCGGGAGATGGTGCTCCTGCGCACCTTTGCCACAAAGAAGCGCCAGGCGCCTCTCCAGAAACTGCTGCACGCCAAGTCACTGGAAGGCGGTCTGGCTCGGCTGCAAAGGTGCACCACGGTATACCCTTCTGAACAGGGAGTGATCACCATCAAGGTGGAGATGTCGGAGCCGCAGCTTGCCGCGGACGTGGCCAACGCCATGGTCGAGGCATTGGACCGCGTCAACCGCGAGAAGAGCGTCTCGCGCGCAAAGAACTCGCGCGTGTACATCGAGCAGCAGCTTGCCTTGACGGAACAGAAGTTGCAGGAGGCCAGCCAGGCCCTGGCTGAGTTTCAACAGACCCACAAGGCCATCTCCTTGGAGGAACAGACCAAGGCGGCTATCGAGGGCGCCGGCGACCTGAAGGGGCGCATCATCGCCAAGCAGGTGGAGCTGGGCACGCTCCGCCTGACCATGCGCCCGGATAACCCCCAGGTGGTCATGGCACAGCGCGAGTTGGACGAGATGCAGGCGCGCTACAATGCACTGCAGTTCGGCGAAGACTCGGCAAGCGCGCACAACGACGAGGTCTACATCCCCATTGCCCAGCTTCCCGAGGTGGCGCGCCAGCTCGCCGCTTTGATCCGCGAGGTGAAGGTCCAGGAGACCGTCTGGGAGCTCCTGAACCAGCAGTACTATCAGGCCAAGATTCAGGAGGCGCGTGATACGCCCACCGTCCAACAGCTGGACCGGGCGGTGCCGCCAGAGCGCCCCAGCAAACCAAGGCGCCTGCTGCTCATGGTTGTCGCTGGGCTAGTGGCTGGCGTGTTGTCCATGCTGTGGGTCACCGTGGCGCCGCTGGTCTCCTTCGCACCTGGGGACAGGGAGCGATTCCGCGACATGGGCAAAGAGCTCGCCGGCGACTGGCAATTGGCCAGAGAAAGGATTGTCAGGCTCGTTCAGGTGCTGCGACACAGACGAGGACACAAGCGTCGCGTTGCCAGGCGCGCCCGCAAATGA
- a CDS encoding O-antigen ligase family protein — MILRLAGTYVHLLELPLLLFLAGAATFRLARTGLRLQVTDLGAPLLLFSSLVLYLCAIALSAWNALDVSLVLKSGLKWTEVVVLVALVFLYVQSQKDFALIYWVLALSGILAIIRVAALVIAGRIPLFGYRVFPGPEALFSLALVLPFVRREKAWSVAIGGVCLLSAVLSMSRIVWVALPLLLFLAHRYRLVAPRHFAYLLAGTMAILLFMVVAEKNVLLYRWSELFAPRHVSNVERMLLLKTALAFFVRHPLLGIGSLNFPRALLEQGHLLALSAPDPNVLEPHNAFLQVLAEEGALGFAFFTLSLVAVIVLLRSSSRASGVSRPYRVGLAVFWLTMAVYLLFGFISAQFRFFLGLGYGLAVASAKVLPEGPGTPGEAQHG; from the coding sequence ATGATTCTGCGCCTGGCCGGCACGTATGTCCATTTGCTGGAGCTCCCTCTGCTCCTCTTTCTTGCCGGGGCAGCTACCTTTCGGCTTGCCAGGACTGGGCTCCGGCTCCAGGTCACAGACCTCGGTGCGCCCCTGTTGCTCTTTTCGTCTCTCGTGCTCTATCTGTGTGCCATAGCCCTTTCCGCCTGGAATGCGTTGGACGTGAGTTTGGTCCTCAAGTCGGGCCTCAAGTGGACCGAGGTGGTGGTGCTCGTTGCCCTCGTCTTCCTGTACGTGCAGAGCCAAAAGGATTTTGCCCTCATCTATTGGGTCCTCGCTCTCTCGGGAATCTTGGCGATTATTCGAGTCGCAGCGCTGGTCATCGCAGGCCGGATCCCCCTTTTCGGCTATCGCGTCTTCCCCGGGCCGGAGGCGCTTTTCTCGCTCGCGCTGGTTCTGCCGTTTGTCCGCCGGGAAAAGGCCTGGAGCGTGGCGATCGGCGGGGTGTGCCTGCTCTCCGCCGTTCTCTCGATGTCGCGAATCGTGTGGGTTGCTCTCCCTCTCCTCCTCTTTCTTGCTCACCGCTATCGCCTGGTGGCGCCACGGCATTTTGCCTACTTGCTGGCGGGAACGATGGCCATTTTGCTCTTCATGGTGGTGGCGGAAAAAAACGTCCTCCTCTATCGTTGGTCTGAGCTTTTCGCACCCCGGCATGTCTCAAACGTCGAGCGTATGCTTCTTCTCAAGACTGCCCTCGCCTTCTTCGTGCGCCATCCGCTGCTGGGCATCGGCTCTTTGAATTTCCCACGCGCGCTGCTCGAGCAGGGGCACCTCCTTGCGCTTTCTGCGCCGGATCCGAACGTGCTGGAGCCGCACAACGCCTTTCTGCAGGTGCTGGCAGAGGAGGGGGCGCTCGGTTTCGCCTTCTTCACGTTGTCCCTGGTCGCCGTGATCGTTTTACTGCGTTCCAGCTCGCGCGCCAGCGGGGTCAGCCGCCCCTATCGGGTTGGACTGGCCGTGTTCTGGCTCACCATGGCTGTGTACCTCCTCTTCGGCTTCATTTCGGCGCAGTTCCGTTTCTTTCTGGGCCTAGGTTACGGCCTCGCTGTTGCCTCCGCGAAGGTCTTGCCAGAAGGGCCAGGCACACCCGGGGAGGCTCAGCATGGCTGA
- a CDS encoding capsule assembly Wzi family protein, which produces MRSGARPDLHQATVSGKRGRRRVTLALAAFSAIVCFAWPAPAQTVYVPLQHWAYEFLERMETKGMLPGLLGNSRPFTRMEVAHALAALGKQRSTHRLTSVEAEALDFLQREFAEELGRLGSEVPAAPTRLNKLVHSRWLDPLLADVLYANGRNFLTISSPPFQLFWDPIFVRRRLFARADSLARQERVFEDTNGFTVWGTVGRYLGFSVDVRDSRQWGTRTYPAAGTNYTLEGLGFVRSAGTSADHDETRASLVFTWSFLTVQYGKDSNRWGPGRRGQLGLSDHPTSYDLLKIQLAGTHLKLTSMMAWLQHYSPTFFHGGHQEKGLAAHRLEFSLGKGVDIAVYETVVFAGRRLEPAYLNPVMFFRSAEHYLGDRDNATMGADLELKVIPKTRLYGELFIDDLSTGKLGTGFYGNKTAFLVGAQLVDPCGLSDVDLRVEYARVRPFTYSHARDVTSYVHYATCLGHWIGPNADDLYAEASYRPTFWWELRVWGELHRHGANPADQNVGGDLRVPHEYPRDPEYVPFLAGVRGQTTATGVAASYQLVRNAFVSVGYRHFWASAQRPGGGPGKRGEWDIVLSLNP; this is translated from the coding sequence ATGCGCAGCGGTGCAAGGCCTGATCTGCACCAGGCGACTGTCTCAGGCAAGCGAGGGAGGCGAAGGGTAACCCTCGCGCTCGCGGCTTTTTCTGCTATCGTCTGCTTCGCGTGGCCAGCCCCGGCGCAGACGGTCTACGTGCCACTCCAGCACTGGGCGTACGAGTTCCTGGAACGCATGGAGACTAAGGGCATGCTACCTGGCCTCCTGGGCAATTCGCGACCTTTCACCAGGATGGAGGTAGCTCACGCTTTGGCCGCCTTAGGCAAACAGAGGAGCACCCACCGCTTGACCAGTGTTGAGGCAGAAGCCTTGGATTTTCTGCAGCGTGAGTTTGCCGAGGAACTGGGCCGACTTGGTTCTGAGGTCCCCGCTGCCCCGACGCGCCTGAACAAGCTCGTGCACAGCCGCTGGCTTGATCCTCTCCTTGCCGATGTTCTTTACGCAAATGGAAGGAACTTTCTGACCATCAGCAGTCCGCCGTTTCAGCTCTTTTGGGACCCCATTTTCGTGCGCCGACGCCTGTTTGCCAGGGCGGACTCCCTTGCTCGCCAGGAACGTGTGTTCGAAGACACCAACGGCTTCACGGTCTGGGGGACAGTGGGCAGATACTTAGGCTTTTCGGTGGATGTGCGCGACTCCCGCCAGTGGGGCACAAGGACATATCCTGCGGCCGGCACCAATTACACGCTGGAGGGATTGGGCTTTGTGCGCAGCGCCGGCACGTCTGCCGATCATGACGAGACGCGCGCCTCGCTGGTCTTCACCTGGTCGTTTCTCACCGTGCAATACGGCAAGGACAGCAACCGCTGGGGGCCAGGACGGCGCGGGCAACTTGGCCTCTCTGACCATCCGACCTCCTACGACCTGCTGAAGATCCAGCTGGCCGGCACGCACCTCAAGTTGACCAGCATGATGGCCTGGCTGCAGCACTACTCGCCCACATTCTTCCACGGTGGACATCAGGAGAAGGGACTGGCGGCCCATCGTCTGGAGTTCTCCTTGGGCAAAGGGGTGGACATTGCCGTGTACGAGACGGTCGTCTTTGCCGGTAGGCGTCTGGAGCCGGCCTACCTCAATCCCGTGATGTTCTTTCGCTCAGCGGAACACTACTTGGGCGACCGGGACAACGCCACCATGGGAGCAGACCTGGAACTCAAGGTCATCCCCAAGACAAGGCTCTACGGCGAGTTGTTCATCGATGACCTGAGCACCGGCAAGCTGGGCACCGGGTTTTATGGCAACAAGACGGCGTTTCTGGTCGGGGCACAGCTGGTGGACCCGTGCGGCTTGTCGGACGTTGATCTGCGCGTCGAATACGCGCGTGTCCGGCCGTTCACCTATTCCCACGCCCGGGACGTGACCAGCTATGTGCACTATGCCACCTGTCTTGGCCACTGGATTGGCCCCAATGCCGATGACCTCTACGCGGAGGCAAGCTACCGCCCCACTTTTTGGTGGGAGTTGCGCGTCTGGGGCGAACTGCACCGCCATGGGGCGAACCCGGCTGACCAGAACGTCGGCGGCGACCTGCGTGTCCCGCACGAGTACCCACGCGACCCAGAGTACGTGCCCTTTCTGGCCGGAGTACGTGGTCAGACAACTGCCACAGGCGTAGCTGCCAGCTACCAGCTCGTGCGCAACGCCTTTGTGTCGGTGGGTTATCGCCACTTCTGGGCCAGCGCCCAACGGCCAGGTGGCGGGCCTGGCAAGCGGGGCGAGTGGGACATCGTTCTGAGCCTGAACCCGTGA
- a CDS encoding glycosyltransferase family 2 protein → MAEPVAASVIVVSWNTKELTLRCVESVFAKNRQARLEVIVVDNGSADGTTAALRSTYPQVRVVANRENLGFARAVNQGLAAAKGAMLVVMNADAVMLSEEPVLRIQSFLRAQPRVGIVGATLVAPDGKVLARGRHFQNVANLAKMHLMFASAPVLGGRKGMANNKPLWVDYVDGAFLAVRREVVAEVGPMDEAYFLYGEDMEWCLRARRAGWQVVVLPDLVVRHHQGSSATQHLARALCHNAVNVSHFVGQMYGWQQARVAWRILLLGMLLRIPIALVRRSGLAAHYWQALRSCLLLSRDLGDLLRDPWPQALWTAEKALRPACPGSEQ, encoded by the coding sequence ATGGCTGAACCGGTAGCGGCATCGGTCATCGTCGTCAGCTGGAACACGAAAGAACTCACCCTTCGTTGCGTCGAGTCCGTTTTCGCGAAGAACCGGCAGGCGAGACTCGAGGTCATCGTGGTGGACAATGGCTCTGCAGATGGCACCACGGCTGCGCTGCGCAGCACTTACCCGCAGGTGCGGGTGGTCGCCAACCGCGAGAACTTGGGCTTTGCCCGCGCGGTGAACCAGGGCCTTGCGGCCGCTAAGGGAGCCATGCTGGTGGTGATGAATGCCGACGCAGTTATGCTTTCCGAAGAGCCGGTCCTTCGCATCCAGTCCTTCTTGCGCGCTCAGCCACGCGTGGGCATTGTCGGCGCCACCCTGGTCGCGCCTGACGGCAAGGTCCTCGCACGAGGGCGGCATTTTCAGAATGTGGCGAACCTCGCCAAGATGCACCTCATGTTCGCCTCAGCGCCGGTCCTTGGTGGCCGCAAGGGGATGGCCAACAACAAGCCGCTCTGGGTCGACTATGTAGACGGTGCCTTTCTGGCCGTGCGCAGGGAGGTAGTGGCAGAAGTCGGCCCAATGGACGAAGCATATTTCCTGTACGGGGAGGACATGGAGTGGTGCCTCCGTGCGCGCAGGGCGGGCTGGCAGGTAGTCGTGCTGCCCGACCTGGTCGTGCGGCACCATCAGGGCAGCAGCGCCACGCAGCACTTGGCACGCGCCCTCTGCCACAACGCCGTGAACGTCAGCCATTTCGTGGGCCAGATGTATGGCTGGCAGCAGGCACGCGTCGCCTGGCGCATCTTGCTCCTCGGCATGCTCTTGCGCATCCCCATCGCCCTTGTCCGCCGCTCTGGTCTGGCTGCTCATTACTGGCAGGCTCTGCGCAGTTGCCTGCTGCTTTCGCGCGACCTCGGCGACCTGCTCAGGGACCCTTGGCCTCAGGCTCTCTGGACTGCAGAGAAGGCCTTGCGGCCCGCTTGCCCCGGGAGTGAGCAATGA